From the Streptococcus hyointestinalis genome, the window AGCTAAGTTTTTAGCTAGATTTGAGATAAATTGACAGAAAGGTAAAACTAGTGGTTGACGTAAATCGTTTTAAAAGTATGCAAATCACATTAGCCTCACCAAGTAAGGTCCGTTCATGGTCTTACGGTGAAGTTAAAAAACCTGAAACAATCAACTACCGTACGCTAAAACCAGAGCGTGAAGGACTCTTTGACGAAGTCATCTTTGGTCCTACAAAAGACTGGGAATGTGCGTGTGGTAAATACAAACGTATCCGCTACAAAGGGATTATCTGTGACCGCTGTGGTGTTGAGGTTACACGTGCCAAGGTGCGTCGTGAACGCATGGGGCATATCGAGCTAAAAGCGCCAGTATCACACATCTGGTACTTCAAAGGGATTCCAAGCCGTATGGGCTTGACCCTTGATATGAGCCCACGTGCCCTTGAAGAGGTCATCTACTTTGCCGCTTACGTGGTGATTGACCCTAAAGACACACCACTTGAGCCTAAGTCCCTCCTTACTGAGCGTGAGTACCGTGAAAAATTACAAGAGTACGGCTATGGCTCTTTTGTAGCCAAGATGGGTGCTGAAGCTATCCAAGACCTCTTAAAACGTGTTGACTTGGACGCTGAAATCGCTGAGCTCAAGGAAGAGCTCAAAACAGCGACTGGTCAAAAACGTGTCAAAGCTGTTCGCCGCTTGGATGTTTTAGATGCCTTCAAAAAATCTGGCAACAAGCCAGAATGGATGGTACTCAACATCTTGCCAGTTATTCCACCAGATCTTCGTCCTATGGTACAGCTTGACGGTGGACGCTTTGCGGCTTCCGACTTAAACGACCTCTATCGTCGTGTTATCAACCGTAACAACCGTTTGGCTCGTCTGTTAGAATTGCATGCGCCAGGTATCATCGTCCAAAATGAAAAACGTATGCTACAAGAAGCGGTGGATGCGTTGATTGACAATGGTCGTCGTGGTCGTCCTATCACAGGACCAGGTAGCCGTCCGCTCAAATCTCTTAGCCACATGCTAAAAGGGAAACAAGGGCGCTTCCGTCAAAACCTGCTCGGTAAACGTGTTGACTTCTCAGGACGTTCCGTTATCGCCGTTGGTCCAACACTTAAGATGTACCAATGTGGTGTGCCACGTGAGATGGCGATTGAGCTTTTCAAACCATTTGTTATGCGTGAAATCGTAGCTAACGGCCTAGCTGGAAATGTTAAAGCTGCTAAGCGCATGGTTGAGCGTGGAGATGAGCGTATCTGGGACATCCTAGAGGAAGTCATCAAGGAACACCCAGTGCTGCTTAACCGCGCACCTACCCTCCACCGTCTCGGTATCCAAGCCTTTGAGCCTGTGCTTATCGATGGTAAGGCGCTTCGTCTTCACCCACTGGTTTGTGAAGCCTACAATGCCGACTTTGACGGTGACCAAATGGCGATTCACGTGCCTCTCTCTGAAGAAGCCCAAGCAGAAGCACGTCTTCTCATGCTCGCTGCTGAGCACATCCTCAACCCTAAAGATGGTAAACCAGTTGTTACTCCATCTCAGGACATGGTACTTGGTAACTACTATCTCACTATGGAGGACGCTGGTCGTGAGGGTGAAGGTATGGTCTTTAAAGACCGTGACGAAGCTGTTATGGCTTACCGCAATGGCTATGTCCACTTGCACACACGTGTCGGAATTGCCGTTGACTCTATGCCAAACAAACCTTGGACACCAGAGCAACAGCACAAAATCATTGTGACAACTGTCGGTAAAATCCTCTTTAACGACATTATGCCTGATGACCTACCTTACCTCATCGAGCCAACTAACAGCAACCTCACTGAAAAGACACCAGACAAGTACTTCCTAGAGCCAGGTCAAGATATTCAAACGGTGATTGACAACTTAGAGATTAACATTCCATTTAAGAAGAAAAATCTTGGAAACATCATCGCTGAAACCTTCAAACGTTTCCGTACGACAGAAACGTCAGCCTTTCTTGACCGCTTGAAAGACCTAGGTTACTACCACTCAACACTTGCTGGTTTGACTGTGGGTATCGCTGACATCCCAGTTATTGACAACAAGCAAGAAATCATAGACGCAGCCCACAGCAAGGTTGAGCAAATCAACAAAGCCTTCCGTCGTGGTTTGATGACCGATGATGACCGTTATGTGGCGGTTACAACTACTTGGCGTGAAGCCAAAGAAGAGTTGGAAGCACGATTGATTGAAACACAAGATCCTAAGAACCCAATCGTTATGATGATGGACTCAGGAGCTCGTGGTAACATCTCCAACTTCTCACAGCTTGCGGGTATGCGTGGTCTGATGGCAGCGCCAAACGGTCGTATCATGGAACTTCCTATCTTGTCTAACTTCCGTGAAGGTCTGTCTGTTTTGGAAATGTTCTTCTCAACTCACGGTGCGCGTAAGGGTATGACCGATACCGCCCTTAAGACTGCCGACTCTGGTTACTTAACACGTCGTTTGGTTGACGTGGCACAGGATGTTATCATTCGTGAAGATGACTGTGGTACTGACCGTGGTCTTACCATCACTGCCATTACAGATGGTAAGGAAGTCACTGAGACTCTTGAAGAGCGTCTCAATGGTCGCTACACCAAGAAAACTGTTAAACACCCTGAGACTGGTGAGGTTATCGTCGGTCCAGATACCTTGATTACAGAGGACTTGGCAGCGAAGATTGTGGCTGCTGGTGTTGAGGAAGTGACTATCCGCTCAGTCTTTACATGTAATACACGTCATGGTGTCTGCCGTCACTGCTACGGTATCAACCTTGCAACTGGTGACGCCGTTGAAGTTGGTGAAGCAGTTGGTACTGTCGCTGCCCAATCTATCGGTGAGCCTGGTACACAGCTTACCATGCGTACCTTCCACACGGGTGGTGTGGCGTCTAACACCGACATCACTCAAGGTCTTCCTCGTATCCAAGAAATCTTTGAAGCCCGTAACCCTAAAGGGGAAGCGGTCATCACTGAGGTTAAAGGGGAAGTCACTGCTATCGAAGAAGACGCAGCAACACGTACCAAGAAAGTCTACGTCAAAGGTCAAACGGGCGAAGGTGAGTACGTGGTGCCATTTACCGCTCGGATGAAAGTTGAAGTGGGTGACATGGTACACCGTGGTGCAGCGCTTACAGAAGGATCTATCCAACCTAAGCACCTCCTTGAAGTGCGTGATACCTTGTCTGTTGAGACTTACCTCCTTGCTGAGGTGCAAAAAGTTTACCGTAGCCAAGGGGTAGAAATCGGTGACAAACACGTTGAGGTTATGGTTCGTCAAATGCTTCGTAAAGTCCGTATCATGGATCCAGGAGATACAGATCTTCTCCCAGGTACATTGATGGACATTTCAGACTTTACAGACGCTAACAAAGACATCCTCATCTCTGGAGGTATCCCTGCGACAGCTCGTCCAGTCCTCATGGGTATCACCAAAGCCTCACTTGAGACTACCTCCTTCTTGTCTGCTGCATCCTTCCAAGAAACCACACGTGTGCTTACAGATGCGGCTATCCGTGGTAAGAAAGATCACCTTCTTGGTCTTAAAGAAAATGTTATCATCGGTAAAACCATCCCAGCAGGTACTGGTATGGCACGCTACCGCAATATCGAACCTTTGGCAATTAACGAAGAAGAAGCTGCTGAGGAAGCCCTCGCAGAAGAAATCGTTGCCGAAGAAGTACACTAATATTAAAAACCAAGCCATGTGGCTTGGTTTTTTTGCTAGCATAAACTAGCGAGGTTCTTTGTCGTTTTTGTGCCGTTTGAAAAGGAATAAAAGGACAGCAAGAAGCAGAACAAGAAGAAGTAAGAGGAGGTTTTTAGCATAAAGAACGAGGAGAGCTATGGGAAATAGGATAATCTCTAAAAGGTAGGGCGAGATGATGGTCAAGAAGAAGTCTGAAATAAAGTCTTTGAGTTTCATAGGTATCCTCCCAAATAGCTTAGTTATTGTCACGTTTTCTTTTGATGGCGTAGGCTATCCAGCTGATGAGCTTATAGAGGAGATAGAGCTCCAAGAGGACAAAGGCAGTTGTCTGAAGCACTCGGTAGACAGTTGGAAAGTAGCGGTTTGTGATGACAAAGACTGCAAAGAATAGCAGGATAGCTAGAACCCCTTTTAAATCTTTCATGAGATTGCCCTCCTTTTACTTGACTGTATCACAAGTCACAGCAAAAAGCAAGAGACTTTTAAAGCGCTTTCAATCTTTTTGTTCCCCCACAGCCTCCTTTACAAGCTCCAAAAAGATTTGGGCGGATTTGCTGAGTGGGGTGTCTTTTTTCCAGATGAGGTAGGTGCTGGAGGTGACAGCGGGCTCAAGAGGACAAAAGACGAGGTGGTTGGACTCAGAGGGAAAAGTTAGCCCCTCAAAGGTCAGGGCGTAGCCACTAGTCGCTTCAATCATGAGCGCTGCGTTTGTGATGAGGTTACAGGTAGCGATGACCTTGGGACTGCCCTCGCTCGCCCAGTTTTTAATCTTGCCAATCTCCTCAATCTCTCGTGAGGCGATGAGAGAGAGCTGTGCAAAGTCAGCTGGAGTGATACTTTTTTGCTGTGCTAGGGGGCTGTCTCGGTGCATGAGGATACCCCAAGTGTCCCTGTGTGGGAGCTGTAGGTGGTGGTACTTGCTTTTGTCTGTTTTTTCGATGACAATGCCAAAGTCCGCTAAGCCATTGTCAAGGCTACGTGTGACATCGACATAGTTACCACTATTCAGATGATAGCTGATACCAGGATAAGTCTCCCAAGACTTTTGAAAGATGGAAGCAAAAAACGCCATGACTGTCGACTCGGCTGCTCCGATATGGACATGACCGTTGATGTGGTTTTGAAAAGACTTCAAGGTCGACTCGGTGTGGTCAGCCATCTCCACGATAGAGAGCGCTTGCTTTCTGAGATACTCGCCCTCCTCCGTCAGCGTCAGCCGTCTTTTTCCACGGATGACAAGGGTTCTTCCGAGTTCCTCCTCTAGCTGAGTGAGCTGGCGTGAGAGGTTGGGTTGGGTTGGGTGGTGTGCAGGCTCTCAGCTGCTTTTGAGATATTGCCCAGCTCACAGATTTTTAAAAAATAGCGCAAGACACGAATATCCATGCGTTTTCTCCTTTTTGCCTTTATTATAGAAAAGAAATCCTTAAAAAGCAAGTTTATTATAAGTAAAAAGCATGGTAAGAATAGCTTTAAAGTATTTGATTTATAGCGAGATTAGCTATATAATAGCTGTGAAAGTGAGGGAGTAAGATGAAATATCAAGATAAAACAGCATTTGACACAGCCAATCACTTTGGGCAAGGTCAAGCTAATGACGCTTACGCCAAGTACTTTATCGGACAATCCTATCTAAAAGGTCTAGGCGCTACTAGCGATGGCGCAATCAGTCTAGCCAATGTCACCTTTGAGCCAGGTTGCCGCAACAATTGGCATATTCACAAGGCGAGCCGTGGTGGCGGACAAATCTTAATCTGCACCGCTGGTGAGGGCTGGTACCAAGAAGAGGGCAAACCTGCTGTGTCTCTACAAGAAGGCAGTGTCATTGTCATCCCAGCCAATGTCAAGCACTGGCACGGCGCTAAATGCGACTCATGGTTTAGCCATATCGCCTTTGGTGTACCGGGCGAAGATACGGAAAATATCTGGTTAGAGGAAGTCTCTGATGAGGACTATCTAGCTTTAAAAGATTAAGCGAATAAAAGGAGATAGACATGGAATACGTTACCTTATCAA encodes:
- a CDS encoding LysR family transcriptional regulator substrate-binding protein; its protein translation is MADHTESTLKSFQNHINGHVHIGAAESTVMAFFASIFQKSWETYPGISYHLNSGNYVDVTRSLDNGLADFGIVIEKTDKSKYHHLQLPHRDTWGILMHRDSPLAQQKSITPADFAQLSLIASREIEEIGKIKNWASEGSPKVIATCNLITNAALMIEATSGYALTFEGLTFPSESNHLVFCPLEPAVTSSTYLIWKKDTPLSKSAQIFLELVKEAVGEQKD
- the rpoC gene encoding DNA-directed RNA polymerase subunit beta' — translated: MVDVNRFKSMQITLASPSKVRSWSYGEVKKPETINYRTLKPEREGLFDEVIFGPTKDWECACGKYKRIRYKGIICDRCGVEVTRAKVRRERMGHIELKAPVSHIWYFKGIPSRMGLTLDMSPRALEEVIYFAAYVVIDPKDTPLEPKSLLTEREYREKLQEYGYGSFVAKMGAEAIQDLLKRVDLDAEIAELKEELKTATGQKRVKAVRRLDVLDAFKKSGNKPEWMVLNILPVIPPDLRPMVQLDGGRFAASDLNDLYRRVINRNNRLARLLELHAPGIIVQNEKRMLQEAVDALIDNGRRGRPITGPGSRPLKSLSHMLKGKQGRFRQNLLGKRVDFSGRSVIAVGPTLKMYQCGVPREMAIELFKPFVMREIVANGLAGNVKAAKRMVERGDERIWDILEEVIKEHPVLLNRAPTLHRLGIQAFEPVLIDGKALRLHPLVCEAYNADFDGDQMAIHVPLSEEAQAEARLLMLAAEHILNPKDGKPVVTPSQDMVLGNYYLTMEDAGREGEGMVFKDRDEAVMAYRNGYVHLHTRVGIAVDSMPNKPWTPEQQHKIIVTTVGKILFNDIMPDDLPYLIEPTNSNLTEKTPDKYFLEPGQDIQTVIDNLEINIPFKKKNLGNIIAETFKRFRTTETSAFLDRLKDLGYYHSTLAGLTVGIADIPVIDNKQEIIDAAHSKVEQINKAFRRGLMTDDDRYVAVTTTWREAKEELEARLIETQDPKNPIVMMMDSGARGNISNFSQLAGMRGLMAAPNGRIMELPILSNFREGLSVLEMFFSTHGARKGMTDTALKTADSGYLTRRLVDVAQDVIIREDDCGTDRGLTITAITDGKEVTETLEERLNGRYTKKTVKHPETGEVIVGPDTLITEDLAAKIVAAGVEEVTIRSVFTCNTRHGVCRHCYGINLATGDAVEVGEAVGTVAAQSIGEPGTQLTMRTFHTGGVASNTDITQGLPRIQEIFEARNPKGEAVITEVKGEVTAIEEDAATRTKKVYVKGQTGEGEYVVPFTARMKVEVGDMVHRGAALTEGSIQPKHLLEVRDTLSVETYLLAEVQKVYRSQGVEIGDKHVEVMVRQMLRKVRIMDPGDTDLLPGTLMDISDFTDANKDILISGGIPATARPVLMGITKASLETTSFLSAASFQETTRVLTDAAIRGKKDHLLGLKENVIIGKTIPAGTGMARYRNIEPLAINEEEAAEEALAEEIVAEEVH
- a CDS encoding cupin domain-containing protein, encoding MKYQDKTAFDTANHFGQGQANDAYAKYFIGQSYLKGLGATSDGAISLANVTFEPGCRNNWHIHKASRGGGQILICTAGEGWYQEEGKPAVSLQEGSVIVIPANVKHWHGAKCDSWFSHIAFGVPGEDTENIWLEEVSDEDYLALKD
- a CDS encoding LysR family transcriptional regulator produces the protein MDIRVLRYFLKICELGNISKAAESLHTTQPNPTSHASSLS